One genomic segment of Pongo pygmaeus isolate AG05252 chromosome 19, NHGRI_mPonPyg2-v2.0_pri, whole genome shotgun sequence includes these proteins:
- the LOC129017539 gene encoding ribonuclease H1-like, which yields MSWLLFLAHGVALAAVPCRRGSRGFGMFYALRRGRKTGVFLTWNECKAQVDRFPAARFKKFGTEDEAWDFVRKSASPEVSEGQENQHGQESETKAPKRLREPLDEDGDESAEPYAKHMKPSVEPEHPVSRDTFSYMGDFVVVYTDGCCSSNGRRRSRAGIRFYWGPGHPLDVGIRLPGRQTNQRAEIHAACKAIEQAKTQNINKLVLYTDSMFTINGITNWVPGWKKNGWKTSAGKEVINREDFPALERLTQGMDIQWASVLNVHVLWLL from the coding sequence GGCTCTCGCGGGTTCGGGATGTTCTATGCCCTGAGGAGGGGCCGCAAGACCGGGGTCTTTCTGACCTGGAATGAGTGCAAAGCACAGGTGGACCGGTTTCCTGCTGCCAGATTTAAGAAGTTTGGCACAGAGGATGAGGCCTGGGACTTTGTCAGGAAATCTGCAAGCCCGGAAGTTTCAGAAGGGCAGGAAAATCAACATGGACAAGAATCGGAGACGAAAGCCCCCAAGCGACTCCGTGAGCCACTGGATGAAGATGGAGATGAAAGCGCAGAGCCGTATGCAAAGCACATGAAGCCGAGCGTGGAGCCGGAGCATCCAGTTAGCAGAGACACGTTTTCCTACATGGGAGACTTCGTCGTCGTCTACACTGATGGCTGCTGCTCCAGTAATGGGCGTAGAAGGTCACGAGCAGGAATCCGCTTTTACTGGGGGCCGGGCCATCCTTTAGATGTAGGCATTAGACTTCCTGGGCGGCAGACAAACCAAAGAGCGGAAATTCATGCAGCCTGCAAAGCCATTGAACAAGCAAAGACTCAGAACATCAATAAACTGGTTCTGTATACAGACAGTATGTTTACGATAAATGGTATAACTAACTGGGTTCCAGGTTGGAAGAAAAATGGGTGGAAGACAAGTGCAGGGAAAGAGGTGATCAACAGAGAGGACTTTCCGGCACTGGAGAGGCTGACCCAGGGGATGGACATTCAGTGGGCAAGTGTCTTAAATGTTCATGTCCTATGGCTATTATGA